A single window of Chitinophaga sp. XS-30 DNA harbors:
- a CDS encoding type II toxin-antitoxin system RelE/ParE family toxin, which translates to MYQVIFEKSAQKKLYKLPAAIRDRIIAKVKALVTDPRPPGCKKLMGREGYRIRVGDYRVIYLIEDEKLIVLVVDVGNRKDIYE; encoded by the coding sequence ATGTACCAGGTCATATTTGAGAAATCAGCCCAGAAGAAGCTATATAAGCTTCCTGCAGCGATCCGCGACAGGATTATTGCCAAAGTGAAAGCGCTGGTTACAGATCCCCGCCCGCCGGGTTGCAAGAAGCTTATGGGACGGGAGGGTTACCGGATCAGGGTAGGTGACTACCGGGTGATATACCTGATCGAGGATGAGAAGCTGATTGTACTTGTTGTTGATGTAGGGAACCGGAAGGATATCTATGAATGA